Below is a window of Saccharomonospora viridis DSM 43017 DNA.
GCCACGAGGACCTCTTTGCCGACGAGCAGGAAGTTCAGCCTCGAGCCGGGCGCGGCGGCCTCCACTCGATGCGTCAACTCGGCGAGCGCCCGCACCGGATCGGTTCCGGAACGCAGGGCATGCCGCAACAACAACCACAGCAACGCCGAATCGGTCGGTACCTCCAGTCGCAGCAGATCCACCACGGGAATCGACTCCGCAAGACCGGACACCGACTCCGGCCAGCCGAACACCACGCCGTTGTGGCTGAACAACCAGTCGTCGTCGGCGAACGGCGCGCACGCGGTCTCGGTCACCGGCATCCCGGGCGTCCCCGAACGCACGGCGGCCAGGAAAGCCCCTGCCCGCACAGGGGCCAACAGCCGGCTCATCGCGCTGTCGCTCCACAGCGGATACGAACGGCGGTACCGGGTCGGGCAGCCGTCATCGCCGAACCAGCCGATTCCGAAACCGTCGGCGTTCACCGTCCCGCCCCCGCGCATGTCCTTCGGCGCGTACGACTGGACGAGCAGCGAATGAGGTGTGTGGAGTACGGGGTCGACCAACCGAACCGGTGGACCGAGGTAAGCCAGGTGCCTACACACCGGCGGTCACGTCGCGGGCGCAACGGAAGCCGGCGAAGATCTGCCTGCGAACGGGGAAGTCCCAGTTGCGGAACGTGCCCCGGACGGCCACCGGGTCGCTGCCGAAGGAACCCCCGCGCAGCACCTTGTGGTCGGGGCCGAAGAACACCTCGGAGTACTCCCGATACGGGAAGGCCACGAAACCCGGGTACGGCCGGAAGTCGCTGCTGGTCCACTCCCAGACGTCACCGATCAGCTGATGCACCCCGAGAGGGGAGGCACCCCCCGGATAGGCGCCCACGGGAGCGGGCCGAAGATGCCGCTGCCCCAGATTCGCGTGGCGCGGCGTGGGATCCTCGTCTCCCCACGGGTAGCGCCGGGACCGTCCGGTGGCCGGATCGTACCGGGCCGCCTTCTCCCACTCCGCCTCGGTGGGCAGTCGACGGCCCGCCCACGCCGCGAACGCCTCGGCTTCGTAGTAGGAGACGTGTACCACCGGTTCGTCGTCCGGGACCGGTTCGTGGACCCCGAACCGCGTACGCCACCAGTGGCCGTCCTCCCGCCACCAGAAACGCGGCGCGTTGATGTCGTGAACGCTGCGATAGTGCCAGCCTTCCTCGCTCCACCAACGCCGGTCGTGGTATCCGCCGTCCTCCACGAACTCCGCGTACCGCGCGTTGGTGACCGGTGTGGTGTCCACGGCGAAGGCGTCCACGTACACCTCGTGGGCCGGGCATTCGTTGTCCAACGCCCACGGCTCCACCGATGTGCCCATGAGGAAGGGGCCGGCCGGGACGACGACTTCCTCGGGGAGGTCGAGCGCCGACGCGGGCGGCGGTGCCGGGGCGTGCAACACGGGGTCGCCTCTACGCAGTTGGTGGGTCGCCAGCATGGTCTCGTCGTGTTGTTGCTCGTGCTGGGCGATCATGCCGAACGCGAAGGCCAGGCGAGTGAGGTCCCCGTCCCGCAGGGGTGTCTGCTCCAACACGTCGAGCGCCTTGCGCCGCACCTGTCCTACGTAGTCACGGGCTTCGGCAGGGCCGAGCAGCGGCAGCGACGGTCGAATCGCCCGTGGCTGTTGGAAGGCGTCGTAGAGGTCGTCGATCTCCGGGCGCAACGGCTCGCGCCCTCCCACATCGCGGACCAGCCAGATCTCCTCCTGGCTACCGATGTGCGCGAGATCCCACACCAGCGGCGACATGAGCTTCGAATGTTGTTTGACCAGGTCGTCGTCGTCCACGGCCTCGGTCAGTGTGGTGCTGCGGTCACGTGCCCGCTCCAATGTCTCGGCCGTGTGGACACGAAGCTCCTCGTCGGGTAGGTCGACCAGCGGATGGTCCGCTTCGGGTGGCAGGTCGCTTCGGTCGTCGGGAAGGGGGACGTCCCTGCGGACGTTGTGGACATTGTGGACGCTGGCCATGGCGTCACTTCCTTTCTCCCCGACGCAATCGACGATCGACGGCGTCGGCGATGTGAACGATCCTGTGCTCGGGCAGGTCGAGACTCGACAGGGCGGAACAACCCAGGTCGGCTATCGTCCGGGCGGCCGCGGCGATGCGGGGATCGCCCAGGCCGTGTCGCGCGGCCTCGGACCATCGATCCGCGACCGGCTCACACACCTCCAGTACCGATTCCACGAGGGATTGCCTGGAGAACAGCGCCGCGAGCAGCGCCACCGGATGCTCCCAACTCTCCAAAGGCTGCGCATCGAGGTAGCGAAGCTCCAGGTAGCCGTGGGGGCGCACCGGGGTGAACAACGTGGTCAGGTGGTAGTCCAGGTCGGCCAGCGTGGGCCGAGGCAACGAGGTGGCCGCTCCCCCGCCGTCGATCCAGTCGGCGAACGTCAATTCGGACGGGGCGTCCCACGGCCCGTCGTCCCGACGCAGCAACAGCAGCGGGGTGTCCAGCACCCGTCGGGCCCACGCCTCGGCCGGATCGCCACCGGTTCGCTGCGCGGCGGTGCGGCACGTGTCGGTGTCCATCACGGCCAACCAGCGGGCCGAGGCGCATCCGGTGTCGACGCCCGCGTGCCACCGTGAGTTCGCGAACAGTGCGAGCAGCACCGGGCCCAGGGCGTGCGCGGCCGCCCATCGGTGGGGCAACTCGTGTGGTTGTCCCGTGTCGACACACACCTGTAACGCGGCGGTGCTGCACATCATGGTGATGCCCCCGGTGCCCGCCGGGGCGAACCGGCGCTCCATCGCCGCGTACCGGGGGGTGTGCAACAACCGCTTCGGGGGGCGGAACGGGTCGATACCGCGCGAACCGAGCCGCAGTCCCGTTGCGGCGAGCAGGTCCGCAACATAGGCCAGGTCAGCGTCGGCGGCCTCGCACAGCGCGCGGAACGAGGAATGGGGGGCCGTGGAGATCTCCGCCTGCCCACCGGGTTCGAGGGTGAACGTCGATCCCGCGGGCAGTGGCTGTTCGGGGCTGTCGGGGACGAGGGTGCGGGGAGCGTAGGGACCGAGGGCGTCGGCGAGGCGTGTGCGGGACAACGGAAGGCCGGGGTCGACGGCGTCGTGGACCGTGTATTCCAGTTCGACACCCAGCAGCCGCGGAGGTCCGTGTTTGAAGCACACGGACGCCACGTAAGCCTCGCCCTCGGCTCGGTCGGACACCTCGCGGGCAGCGATCTCGGCGGCCGCCATGTCCTGCGCCGATTGCCGGCGCGCGTCGTGCGGAGACGGTCGAGCGTCGCGCAGCGCTGTCATCGCCACCCTCCCCATGCTCGGTGCCGGTGGCCACCACTTC
It encodes the following:
- the egtC gene encoding ergothioneine biosynthesis protein EgtC → MCRHLAYLGPPVRLVDPVLHTPHSLLVQSYAPKDMRGGGTVNADGFGIGWFGDDGCPTRYRRSYPLWSDSAMSRLLAPVRAGAFLAAVRSGTPGMPVTETACAPFADDDWLFSHNGVVFGWPESVSGLAESIPVVDLLRLEVPTDSALLWLLLRHALRSGTDPVRALAELTHRVEAAAPGSRLNFLLVGKEVLVATAWTHTLSVRRFGEGVLVASEPCDDHADWRPVADGELVVARLHGPRGHAVDGAGAATFQIVPLEQKRSQT
- the egtB gene encoding ergothioneine biosynthesis protein EgtB, translating into MASVHNVHNVRRDVPLPDDRSDLPPEADHPLVDLPDEELRVHTAETLERARDRSTTLTEAVDDDDLVKQHSKLMSPLVWDLAHIGSQEEIWLVRDVGGREPLRPEIDDLYDAFQQPRAIRPSLPLLGPAEARDYVGQVRRKALDVLEQTPLRDGDLTRLAFAFGMIAQHEQQHDETMLATHQLRRGDPVLHAPAPPPASALDLPEEVVVPAGPFLMGTSVEPWALDNECPAHEVYVDAFAVDTTPVTNARYAEFVEDGGYHDRRWWSEEGWHYRSVHDINAPRFWWREDGHWWRTRFGVHEPVPDDEPVVHVSYYEAEAFAAWAGRRLPTEAEWEKAARYDPATGRSRRYPWGDEDPTPRHANLGQRHLRPAPVGAYPGGASPLGVHQLIGDVWEWTSSDFRPYPGFVAFPYREYSEVFFGPDHKVLRGGSFGSDPVAVRGTFRNWDFPVRRQIFAGFRCARDVTAGV
- a CDS encoding glutamate-cysteine ligase family protein, translated to MTALRDARPSPHDARRQSAQDMAAAEIAAREVSDRAEGEAYVASVCFKHGPPRLLGVELEYTVHDAVDPGLPLSRTRLADALGPYAPRTLVPDSPEQPLPAGSTFTLEPGGQAEISTAPHSSFRALCEAADADLAYVADLLAATGLRLGSRGIDPFRPPKRLLHTPRYAAMERRFAPAGTGGITMMCSTAALQVCVDTGQPHELPHRWAAAHALGPVLLALFANSRWHAGVDTGCASARWLAVMDTDTCRTAAQRTGGDPAEAWARRVLDTPLLLLRRDDGPWDAPSELTFADWIDGGGAATSLPRPTLADLDYHLTTLFTPVRPHGYLELRYLDAQPLESWEHPVALLAALFSRQSLVESVLEVCEPVADRWSEAARHGLGDPRIAAAARTIADLGCSALSSLDLPEHRIVHIADAVDRRLRRGERK